One region of Juglans regia cultivar Chandler chromosome 4, Walnut 2.0, whole genome shotgun sequence genomic DNA includes:
- the LOC109019995 gene encoding GDSL esterase/lipase At4g18970-like, translating to MPQYYSTGNQYTPDQYADVLIEQYTEQLKILYDYGARRMALFGLGQIGCSPNELAQNSQDGSTCVQKINSANQIFNNRLKSLVTNLNSNTPDARFIYVDSFGIFQDIISRPSSFGFSVTNAGCCGVGRNNGQITCLPLQTPCQNRDEYLFWDAFHPTEAGNAIVARRAYSAESASDAYPIDIKRLALL from the exons ATGCCCCAATATTACTCCACTGGCAACCAATATACTCCTGATCAATATGCAGATGTTCTTATTGAACAATATACAGAACAACTAAAG ATCTTGTATGACTATGGAGCAAGGAGAATGGCCTTGTTCGGGCTAGGTCAAATAGGCTGCAGCCCAAATGAATTGGCTCAAAATAGTCAGGATGGGTCAACATGTGTGCAGAAAATCAATTCTGCCAACCAGATATTCAACAACAGGTTGAAATCTCTTGTCACTAATCTCAACAGCAATACACCAGATGCAAGATTCATCTATGTAGACTCTTTTGGGATTTTCCAAGATATTATAAGCCGTCCTTCATCTTTCg GTTTCAGTGTAACAAATGCCGGGTGCTGTGGTGTGGGAAGGAACAATGGGCAAATTACATGTCTACCTCTTCAAACTCCATGCCAAAATAGGGATGAGTATCTCTTTTGGGATGCTTTCCATCCAACTGAGGCAGGGAACGCCATTGTGGCCAGGAGAGCTTACAGTGCTGAGTCTGCATCGGACGCTTACCCGATTGATATCAAACGATTGGCCCTGCTATGA